A genomic segment from Salvelinus alpinus chromosome 8, SLU_Salpinus.1, whole genome shotgun sequence encodes:
- the LOC139583157 gene encoding uncharacterized protein, translating to MPELLPTGTGPSLQPAATVSWKDKEKDKEKVLGRRSGGVPHRERRRGAAERAGILPRSEMPAICDLCFHPPLKREQPGRTLTGGNTPKLTHTQAQPQAQVQAGKRLHVYLEETRVSQSGTYTHTKQEVLLTNNTRVKKSISRAKSSKSADLSAKNTSTEERTEQRKVRTCLKAAIGVKCHSNYSALLGVSLKLHTKTLRAIADTASDTVTVTDRDTDTMGRKNSARRRSRKSSFEDGGGASSQENTPTKTQPAPEISSTSSDNNTPTAGDSTPWRLHPLLL from the coding sequence ATGCCAGAACTTCTACCCACAGGGACCGGCCCCTCTCTGCAGCCAGCAGCCACAGTGAGCTGGAAGGATAAGGAGAAGGACAAGGAGAAGGTCCTagggaggaggagtggtggagtgcctcacagagagaggaggaggggagcagCAGAGCGAGCGGGAATCCTGCCCCGGAGTGAAATGCCAGCCATCTGTGATTTGTGCTTTCATCCGCCCCTGAAGAGGGAGCAGCCTGGGAGGACTCTGACCGGCGGGAACACTCCCAAGCTCACACACACCCAGGCCCAGCCTCAAGCCCAAGTCCAGGCAGGCAAGAGGCTGCATGTGTACCTGGAGGAGACAAGGGTGAGCCAGAGCGGAACGTACACCCACACAAAGCAGGAAGTGCTCCTTACTAACAACACCAGGGTGAAGAAAAGTATTTCCAGAGCTAAGTCATCCAAGAGTGCTGATTTGTCAGCAAAGAACACCAGTACAGAGGAGAGGACCGAGCAGCGCAAAGTCAGGACCTGTCTCAAAGCTGCTATCGGCGTAAAATGTCATAGCAATTACAGTGCCCTGCTAGGAGTGTCACTGAAGTTGCACACAAAAACACTGAGGGCTATTGCTGACACAGCCAGTgatacagtcacagtcacagacagagacacagacacgaTGGGGCGTAAGAACTCAGCAAGGAGGCGATCCAGGAAGAGCTCCTTCGAAGACGGAGGAGGAGCCAGTTCTCAGGAGAACACGCCCACCAAAACCCAGCCTGCACCCGAGATCTCATCTACATCCTCAGATAATAACACACCTACAGCTGGAGACTCCACCCCCTGGagactccaccccctcctcctctaa